Proteins from a single region of Bactrocera neohumeralis isolate Rockhampton unplaced genomic scaffold, APGP_CSIRO_Bneo_wtdbg2-racon-allhic-juicebox.fasta_v2 cluster10, whole genome shotgun sequence:
- the LOC126765245 gene encoding E3 SUMO-protein ligase ZBED1-like isoform X2: protein MVAIDVQPFRTVEDQGFRELVRCLDSRYELPSRNTILNVHIQKLYENGKTKLQAILNEIESCAITTDCWSSKANESYLTVTCHFIDGDFKIRSAVLTTSKLANELNHSAANISVSLRECLQKWNIFQKVNCEVTDNAASMSKACELLQNRHLPCFAHSINLVVQDLLCTEKVKALLSNCKHIVAYFKSSTIAYAKLKKEQGSEKQYSLIQEVSTRWNSAFAMVQRILLIKDAIFAVLLRTPKAPPVLTAEEIEQLQDVCLLLEPFNTYISILSGNKYVTISHVIPIAWGLHSTLMKLQSKLKTFVGSEAQLYLCDKIKQRLFPYESRSATRLATLLDPRFKKEGFQSGQNAAQASMLLENELVEIDRIAASSLNDNREGPSTSKSVKIPQIYEFLKEKLSSKVKSNRADAIITLREYTEKPNEPLDVDPLEYWKID, encoded by the exons ATGGTTGCTATAGATGTACAACCATTTCGCACTGTCGAAGATCAAGGATTTAGAGAGCTCGTTCGGTGTCTTGATTCTCGATATGAACTACCATCTCGAAATACCATTCTGAATGTTCATATACAAAAGCTTTATGAAAATGGTAAAACTAAATTACAGGCCattcttaatgaaattgaaagctGTGCTATAACCACTGATTGTTGGTCGTCGAAGGCAAATGAAAGCTATTTGACCGTTACGTGTCATTTCATTGATGGCGATTTCAAAATACGATCGGCAGTTTTAACGACATCAAAGCTCGCTAATGAACTCAACCATTCAGCTGCAAACATTTCAGTATCGTTGCGTGAGTGCCTGCAAAAATGGAATATATTCCAAAAAGTCAACTGCGAGGTTACAGACAACGCTGCATCAATGAGTAAAGCCTGTGAGCTGCTTCAGAACAGGCATCTGCCGTGCTTTGCTCATTCCATCAATCTTGTAGTACAAGACCTTTTGTGTACTGAAAAAGTAAAAGCATTATTGTCGAATTGCAAACACATTGTAGCATATTTCAAAAGCAGCACTATTGCATAtgcaaaattaaagaaagaacAGGGTAGTGAAAAACAGTATAGCCTGATTCAAgaagtttcaacaagatggaATAGCGCGTTTGCTATGGTTCAGCGAATTTTACTTATTAAGGATGCCATCTTTGCAGTGCTTTTAAGAACACCAAAAGCGCCACCAGTTCTAACAGCAGAGGAAATAGAGCAACTTCAAGACGTATGTTTATTGTTGGAACCATTCAACACATATATAAGCATTTTATCGGGTAATAAATATGTGACGATTTCGCATGTAATTCCCATTGCATGGGGATTGCACTCAACGTTAATGAAGCTTCaatcaaaattgaaaactttCGTTGGATCGGAAGCACAGTTATACTTATGCGACAAAATTAAACAGAGGCTGTTTCCATATGAATCCAGAAGTGCTACTAGATTAGCCACCTTGCTAGATCCGAGATTTAAAAAAGAAGGGTTTCAGTCAGGTCAAAATGCGGCCCAAGCGTCTATGTTGCTGGAAAACGAATTGGTTGAAATCGACAGAATTGCAGCATCGTCATTGAATGACAACAGAGAGGGACCGTCGACATCAAAAAGCGTTAAAATTCCACagatttatgaatttttgaaagAGAAGCTATCCAGCAAAGTCAAATCCAACAGAGCGGATGCTATCATCACACTACGCGAATACACTGAAAAACCCAATGAGCCGCTAGATGTAGACCCATTGGAATACTGGAAG ATCGACTGA
- the LOC126765245 gene encoding E3 SUMO-protein ligase ZBED1-like isoform X1, producing the protein MVAIDVQPFRTVEDQGFRELVRCLDSRYELPSRNTILNVHIQKLYENGKTKLQAILNEIESCAITTDCWSSKANESYLTVTCHFIDGDFKIRSAVLTTSKLANELNHSAANISVSLRECLQKWNIFQKVNCEVTDNAASMSKACELLQNRHLPCFAHSINLVVQDLLCTEKVKALLSNCKHIVAYFKSSTIAYAKLKKEQGSEKQYSLIQEVSTRWNSAFAMVQRILLIKDAIFAVLLRTPKAPPVLTAEEIEQLQDVCLLLEPFNTYISILSGNKYVTISHVIPIAWGLHSTLMKLQSKLKTFVGSEAQLYLCDKIKQRLFPYESRSATRLATLLDPRFKKEGFQSGQNAAQASMLLENELVEIDRIAASSLNDNREGPSTSKSVKIPQIYEFLKEKLSSKVKSNRADAIITLREYTEKPNEPLDVDPLEYWKVAMAFCVTLI; encoded by the coding sequence ATGGTTGCTATAGATGTACAACCATTTCGCACTGTCGAAGATCAAGGATTTAGAGAGCTCGTTCGGTGTCTTGATTCTCGATATGAACTACCATCTCGAAATACCATTCTGAATGTTCATATACAAAAGCTTTATGAAAATGGTAAAACTAAATTACAGGCCattcttaatgaaattgaaagctGTGCTATAACCACTGATTGTTGGTCGTCGAAGGCAAATGAAAGCTATTTGACCGTTACGTGTCATTTCATTGATGGCGATTTCAAAATACGATCGGCAGTTTTAACGACATCAAAGCTCGCTAATGAACTCAACCATTCAGCTGCAAACATTTCAGTATCGTTGCGTGAGTGCCTGCAAAAATGGAATATATTCCAAAAAGTCAACTGCGAGGTTACAGACAACGCTGCATCAATGAGTAAAGCCTGTGAGCTGCTTCAGAACAGGCATCTGCCGTGCTTTGCTCATTCCATCAATCTTGTAGTACAAGACCTTTTGTGTACTGAAAAAGTAAAAGCATTATTGTCGAATTGCAAACACATTGTAGCATATTTCAAAAGCAGCACTATTGCATAtgcaaaattaaagaaagaacAGGGTAGTGAAAAACAGTATAGCCTGATTCAAgaagtttcaacaagatggaATAGCGCGTTTGCTATGGTTCAGCGAATTTTACTTATTAAGGATGCCATCTTTGCAGTGCTTTTAAGAACACCAAAAGCGCCACCAGTTCTAACAGCAGAGGAAATAGAGCAACTTCAAGACGTATGTTTATTGTTGGAACCATTCAACACATATATAAGCATTTTATCGGGTAATAAATATGTGACGATTTCGCATGTAATTCCCATTGCATGGGGATTGCACTCAACGTTAATGAAGCTTCaatcaaaattgaaaactttCGTTGGATCGGAAGCACAGTTATACTTATGCGACAAAATTAAACAGAGGCTGTTTCCATATGAATCCAGAAGTGCTACTAGATTAGCCACCTTGCTAGATCCGAGATTTAAAAAAGAAGGGTTTCAGTCAGGTCAAAATGCGGCCCAAGCGTCTATGTTGCTGGAAAACGAATTGGTTGAAATCGACAGAATTGCAGCATCGTCATTGAATGACAACAGAGAGGGACCGTCGACATCAAAAAGCGTTAAAATTCCACagatttatgaatttttgaaagAGAAGCTATCCAGCAAAGTCAAATCCAACAGAGCGGATGCTATCATCACACTACGCGAATACACTGAAAAACCCAATGAGCCGCTAGATGTAGACCCATTGGAATACTGGAAGGTAGCAATGGCATTTTGTGTAACGCttatataa
- the LOC126765284 gene encoding uncharacterized protein LOC126765284 has protein sequence MDLSKELENLNEYLRTLDISAETNKINMAEAQQVRELVMQNIKLIQPFDGDANYLALYVDSIDSIMPVVAPTQRAERAFYFNCILRTLRGAALDIIRREQPSDWSTLRELLIDEFGEHTPISTLILQISNIKFKEMDVEEIRNNPQSVRSVITANAASATPIAAPRRQQSSVPPVREAGEEHFEEYVPPRCSLCRRPHFLKKCTIFKTMTPAQRQQIARAHGHCMTCLADTHATMECMSDGSCQYCHRPHHTLFHRFPRRADQSAHTSHRHNQQRHSQRGNQVQRRRAHRAKQSRGARLHTPPQHSHRNQRKATGSSAVVSTLQKLQRLLGN, from the exons ATGGACTTAAGTAAAgagttagaaaatttaaatgagtACTTAAGAACCTTAGATATTAGCGctgaaacaaacaaaataaacatggCTGAAGCACAACAAGTAAGAGAGCTGGTgatgcaaaatattaaactaattcAGCCTTTTGATGGTGATGCTAATTACTTAGCACTGTATGTCGATAGCATTGATTCCATAATGCCTGTGGTTGCACCAACGCAGCGGGCTGAGCGAGCCTTTTATTTTAACTGCATCTTAAGAACTCTACGAGGGGCAGCTTTGGACATCATAAGAAGGGAGCAGCCGTCAGATTGGTCCACGTTAAGGGAACTTTTAATTGATGAGTTTGGAGAACACACTCCAATTTCGACTCTTATTTTACAAATTagtaacataaaatttaaag AAATGGACGTAGAAGAAATACGCAATAATCCCCAGTCGGTGAGGTCCGTAATCACCGCAAATGCAGCATCCGCTACCCCCATCGCCGCACCAAGGAGGCAACAATCCTCCGTTCCACCAGTCAGGGAAGCAGGCGAGGAGCACTTCGAGGAATACGTACCGCCACGATGTAGCCTATGCCGTCGACCCCATTTCTTAAAGAAGTGTACGATCTTCAAAACGATGACGCCCGCTCAGCGCCAACAGATCGCTAGAGCCCACGGCCACTGCATGACATGCTTGGCAGACACGCACGCTACGATGGAGTGCATGTCAGACGGGTCGTGTCAGTACTGCCACCGACCGCATCACACATTATTTCACCGCTTCCCTCGACGCGCTGATCAGTCAGCGCACACCAGTCACCGGCATAATCAACAGCGGCACAGTCAACGTGGGAATCAAGTGCAACGCCGAAGAGCCCATCGTGCTAAGCAGTCTCGAGGTGCACGTTTGCATACACCACCACAACATAGTCATCGCAACCAGCGAAAAGCGACGGGATCCAGTGCTGTAGTGAGTACTCTTCAAAAACTACAGAGGCTTCTAGGCAATTAA